Proteins encoded in a region of the Vicia villosa cultivar HV-30 ecotype Madison, WI linkage group LG5, Vvil1.0, whole genome shotgun sequence genome:
- the LOC131607828 gene encoding uncharacterized protein LOC131607828, translating into MLPKIEKAGKMKRKSLNDAENVSHIEPINLNNQFASGRRFSIRLVEKGTTLLPGCLEPPMLRGHCSATDAIQQHDVLPPQTINSACQKTDIVENSTVGVPEVIEEEDEAESSTPSLSLKLTEIVAMVRNDDDSETQSRPEDNAYQVKPEYVEILRKIINKHGDIAKDCKARTMKYRSVMLENICEVIYALDNQNVTNVKGVEQMIDQINDVKVMEVKVDWLLTRLNEILEARQAFKESSKLKEKTDSITEFIEIAKKELKESEDDKKKFSQKLKEACDREAAWKARLAGMQTESIMAYQRVKDATSKVKRFLKCSLIDGLL; encoded by the exons ATGTTACCAAAGATAGAGAAAGCTGGGAAGATGAAAAGAAAGAGCTTGAATGATGCTGAAAATGTTTCTCATATTGAACCAATCAACCTTAACAACCAG TTTGCCTCTGGCAGGAGATTCTCTATAAGGCTGGTTGAAAAGGGCACAACATTATTGCCAGGATGTTTAGAGCCTCCTATGTTAAGAGGACATTGTTCTGCCACTGATGCCATCCAACAACATGATGTTCTTCCACCTCAAACCATCAATTCT GCATGTCAAAAGACTGATATTGTTGAAAACTCAACAGTAGGTGTACCAGAAgtaattgaggaagaagatgaggctgaaagtTCAACCCCGTCACTTAGTCTTAAACTAACTGAAATTGTTGCCATGGTGAGAAATGATGATGATTCCGAAACACAAAGCCGGCCTGAAGATAATGCATATCAAGTGAAGCCGGAGTATGTGGAGATATTaagaaaaatcatcaacaagCATGGAGATATTGCTAAGGATTGTAAGGCAAGAACAATGAAATATCGTTCAGTGATGTTGGAGAACATCTGTGAAGTCATATATGCATTGGACAACCAAAATGTTACAAACGTGAAAGGAGTGGAACAGATGATTGATCAAATCAATGATGTAAAAGTCATGGAGGTGAAGGTTGATTGGCTTCTCACGAGGCTAAATGAGATACTTGAGGCAAGACAAGCTTTTAAAGAGAGTAGCAAGCTAAAAGAGAAAACAGACAGCATTACGGAATTTATTGAAATTGCTaaaaaagaattgaaagaaagtgAAGATGATAAGAAGAAATTCTCACAGAAGCTTAAGGAAGCATGTGATAGAGAGGCTGCATGGAAAGCGAGATTGGCTGGAATGCAAACAGAGTCTATCATGGCATATCAAAGAGTCAAAGATGCCACATCTAAAGTTAAACGTTTTCTTAAGTGTTCCCTGATCGATGGTTTGCTCTAG